The following are encoded together in the Phragmites australis chromosome 19, lpPhrAust1.1, whole genome shotgun sequence genome:
- the LOC133900767 gene encoding very-long-chain aldehyde decarbonylase GL1-11, whose translation MAAPLESAWQYLMGNFSEFQLATVITFLLHETVFFLSGLPSLFFERFGLFAKYKIQKKSNTSAYQNRCVLRLILYHVCVNLPVMIFSYPAFKFMGLRSSLPLPHWTVVVSQVLFYFVLEDFIFYWGHRALHTKWLYKHVHSVHHEYATPFGLTSEYAHPAEILFLGFATIVGPALTGPHLFTLWLWMVLRVLETVEAHSGYHFPWSPSNFLPLYGGSDFHDYHHRVLYTKSGNYASTFVYMDWLFGTDKDYRKAKAIEEKEGKTL comes from the exons ATGGCGGCGCCCCTCGAGTCCGCTTGGCAG TACCTGATGGGCAACTTCAGCGAGTTCCAGCTCGCCACCGTTATcaccttcctcctccatgagaccgtcttcttcctctccgGCCTCCCATCCCTCTTCTTCGAGCGCTTCGGTCTCTTCGCCAAGTACAAGATCCAG AAGAAGAGCAACACCTCTGCTTATCAAAACAGATGTGTCCTGCGTCTTATTCTCTACCATGTCTGTGTGAACTTGCCTGTCATGATTTTCTCCTATCCCGCCTTCAAATTCATGGGCCTTAGGAGTTCTCTTCCTCTGCCGCACTG GACGGTTGTTGTATCTCAAGTTCTTTTCTACTTTGTACTCGAGGATTTTATTTTCTACTGGGGGCACAGGGCACTGCATACCAAATGGCTATACAAGCATGTTCACAGCGTCCACCACGA ATATGCTACTCCCTTTGGGTTGACTTCTGAGTATGCTCACCCTGCTGAAATTTTGTTCCTGGGGTTTGCCACAATTGTTGGTCCTGCTCTTACTGGTCCTCATTTGTTCACCCTGTGGTTATGGATGGTTCTGAGGGTATTGGAGACAGTTGAAGCACACAGTGGCTACCACTTCCCGTGGAGCCCATCGAATTTCCTGCCATTGTATGGCGG CTCGGACTTCCATGACTACCATCACCGTGTGCTCTACACCAAATCAGGGAACTACGCCTCTACTTTTGTTTACATGGACTG GTTGTTTGGGACGGACAAGGATTACCGCAAGGCAAAGGCCATCGAGGAGAAAGAGGGGAAGACTTTGTAA